The Cryptomeria japonica chromosome 6, Sugi_1.0, whole genome shotgun sequence genomic interval ACATGGGTAAACACAAAGAATTTCTTacccaaaattaaaataaaattagaaaactTTTGAACAATAGAAAAACTACTGATTGTGTCAACTCACAGATTCAGTGCAAAAAAGGAAATTTATGGCCTAACCAAGTTTCTTCTTGCTTGAAACAAgaaataatttcaattttctaaaaacCTTGATTACATAAAATTGGAAAATATTTGGTGTTATCGATTGCGTATAATAATAGATTCAGTTCCAAATGCAAGGatcttaacaaaaaaaaaatgaaattgcgCTTCTCTAAAATAAgtaataattttgattttcttctAATACCTTAATTGAGTAAATTTAACAATGGAAATCATGTTGATTTCAGAAATTCACATTTTCTCAGTAAGATATCACAATACAAAGAATCAAAAAACccagttttaaagaaaataaacaGAAATGCGACTCATGTCCATAAGAAATTTCCTTCTGCCTACAAACAAGTAATAATTTCAAAGTTCAACACCTCGAAAAGAAGATATTATCTACAGAAATCATATTGATTGCAGCAACTCGCAAATTCTGCGTAAAATGCCAGGTACAAAGAATATCTAACCCCACGCTTCAATAACGTAAACAGGATATCAACTCATAAGCTTATCAAACTTCCTCACCCGTAAATACAAAGAATTTGCAGCCCCGGAAAGAAATCTAGGCGAAATCAAAGAATTTATAACCCTGGAATTTTCTTTAAAGATGCTCGGGATGACATAAAAAATTACTCGAGATAAAAATGAGCTACCTACCGGTCAAAAGCTGACAACACATGATCAATCTAGGTCTTCATGCCTTGCCTCTGACATTGGCTGATCCCCGCcactattatcattatcattagcGTTCCGCGGTGGCATCGTACTGTCTTGGCCGGAGCTACTCCCGCCGGGGGCTGCATCGCGGGAGCGTAAAGGAAACTGAAACATGAACCTCCGCCCGCCAACGCCACTAGCGCCACCAGCTGTATCGACAGGTCTTGCATTGGAGCCCTCGCTAGGGTTTGACGATTCTTCAGGGGGCATTTCGTAGCGGCATACTGGACAAGTGGAGTGCAACTCGAGCCAGGGTAAAATGCAGTCGGGATGATATATGTGCTTACAGGGCATCTGCCGCGCCTCGGATCCTtcttcaaaagtatctttacaaaCGGCGCACTGCCCGGCGTCCGAAGTAAGATGCTCTTCCGTAATTTTGATCACCGGCATGTCTTGCACCGCGGCCTTGGCTGCCGGCGGGGTGCCGTAGCGATTTGGATCGTTCTCAGCCAATTGCTGAATGAGCTGCTCCAGCCCGCCGCCCAGATAATAGTCGCCGATTGTAGCAGGAAACCTAATCCCTCCTCCTCCGCCTTCCCCTCCGCCTCCTCGGCCGCTATGATCGAACACAATTTGTATACTGCCGCCGCCTGGCATCAACATCATGTGATTGAATCCAGTGCCTCCTGTTGCCGTCGCCGCCTCAGGACCGCCCAATGCAGCACCGATGTGGCGCTCCATCATCCGACTGAAGAAGTCGCCAATGCGTCCGTCCCCTATTAGATTGTGCGTCGCCTCTCCTTCTGCGGCGCTGGGTGGGGGGGGAATCGGATGAGGGCTTTCCATTTCCTCCACGAAACCCCCATGACACTGTGCACAGGTAACCTCCTCCCCTGCTCCTAGCAGGGGCGTCACCATTGTATCGCACAGGTGGCACCAGTATCTTTGCCCTTCTCCTCCCCCGCCCGACATCCTTCCTTTCTCTGAAACCCCCCAAAATTGAACTCCTGCTCAATTTTCTTGACCCTCTGGTCTGATATCACTGTTCTCGTTTGCTTATCTTAAACGACAGCGTAAGTCAGAGGAGAGATAATTATTTTGTTTACGGAATAGAAAATATGATGCCCTCACTTTGATCGCTTATGTAATGTGCTTGCTTGGTCACAATTCGCTGACCTACGATGATTGTTTAATTTCTTTCATTTTGTTGGCAAGGTATCAATGGATGCACTTTTTAACCAAAAACAAAATAATTTAGGTaaaaagattattattattattattattattacattattttttatttcattttgttgGCAAGGTATCAATGGATGCACTTTTTAACCCAAAAACAAAATAATTAAGGTAAAAAGTAGTATTACATTATTTTAATTCTTTGAGTGGGTAGCTTGAAAAAATTTAAATAAGTTTTTAGGTCAATGGAAAATTTTAAGAAGTGGTGGTTCATGATTTATGTTAAAAGAGCATGAAAATTCTAAAATTTTATGTAGGGTGgtattttttaatagttttataTAGATTGAAGTTTTTAGGTTAATGGAAAATTTTAAGAAGTGGTGGTTCATGATTTATGTTAAAAGGGCATGAAAATTCTAAAATTTTATGTAGGGTGgtattttttaatagttttataTAAATTGAAGTTTTTAAATTGGTAGGAGAAATTTCCAATCTTACCTACAAGCAATTAGTAAACATTTAAGAGCTTAAAAGCATCAAAATTCTAAAATTTTATGTAGGGTGGTATTTTTTAATAGATCTATATAGATTGAAGTTTTTAAATTGGTAGGAGAAATTTCCAATCTCACCCTACAAGCAATCAGTCAACATTTGAGAGCTAAAAAGGcataaaaattctaaaattttatgTAGGGTGGTATTGTTTAATAGTTTTATATAGATTAGAGTTTTTAAATTGGTAGGAGAAACTTCCAATCTCACCCTACAAGCATTTGAGAGCTAAAAAGTAAAAACCCTTATTTTTTATTTAAGATAAGATTGTAATTTATCctttagtaatttttttttaaatatcatagaACTTGTTTCTACATAATTATAGATCTTGAAGCCACATGCATTGAATtgatttattagatatattagatAGACAATACCCCCATTTATGAGCATGTGTCATGTATATGCAATAATGTCCATGTGTTCTTGGGCCCAATCCTCTCACCTAAGTGTTATTAATGATTTTGCTTGATTGTCCTTAATGGTTATAAATTGTGAGTGTTATTAATAGTGTATAACCAAACTTGACTATTATCAATAGTGAATGACTCTACTTGAGTCTTGTATAGCATCGTTTAAGTATAGTTAATAGTGTGTACCCATACCTAAGTGTCATTGATGATGTATAAATTTATCTAAGTGGTTTATTGTCGTTTCCTCATTTTCAATGTTCCATTGACTTTGACATTTTATTGTTCTTCCATTCAACACAAAGTCATATATAATATGCATTTTGAGTGAATATTGTGCCATTATTTGTTTCTATTCATGTGAAAATGTTACCAAATCCATTCCTACTAGTAAGTAGCTTGCATTGTACTTGAGATTGTGCTACCccttggaagaaaaaaaaaaattgaaaatggctCCCCTTAAAATATTGATGAACCCTTTATAAGCATTAAGCTCCTTTTTTTATGAAGGTTCAAACTTGCAAGCATATTAGCCCAGCAAGGGCACAAAGCCCGCAAGCACCCCAGCTTGGCGAGAGCCTTCACTAAATAGATTTAACCACCCGATATGGGGGCACAATCTTATAGGATGAAACCTCTTCAGCTAAGAGctaaggactgaggggtatccattccgtcAAATTTGCCCAGAGCACGATcctgacattgatggcaacactcatggtgcaacatattgtttctctttcttttgatcatcagacatagtcccactaggtgcaattaggcgaaataagagagatcattgtagaacattttgtgtaagaaagaagaatgtaattaggcgaaataaggcagacctattatgtgaattataggttaagggtttatgtaagaagcggagcagaaaccagtactggatctggcattatagatgctactttgaagcagtacaagacactggatttatataatctattttgtaagtcggtgagacttcctattttgtatttgagcagtgagctctgataccaattgttaggattcccacagatactgagagggggggtgaatcagtatctaactggtttatagattttcttaacttaaaacatgtagagcatattaatatagtgtactggtaaacagaaagtaaaacatgtagagcatattaatacagtgtaccggtaaacagaaagtaatgcaataaacagagataaaaacaaccacatgaaaaacacaccataacacaaggatttaacaaggaaacccggtgtgggaaaaacctcagtgggattcgtgacccacaatattcacttactggccaataagagaatattactactacaagaggggcctgcacatgcaggaaggccaattgcctagagctcactgctcaaatacaaaataggaagtctcactgacttacaaaatggattatataaatccagtgtcttgtactgcttcaaagtagcatctataatgtcagatctagtaccggtttctgctctgcttcttacataaaccattaacctataattcgcataataggtttgccttatttcgcctaattacattcttctttCTTACACAAAAATGTTCTACactgatctctcttatataagagtcattttacaacttgccaagtcggcttacaatgattttacaaataataaacaaaatatattacaacaaaaatcttgttggcctctatgtcggtatgcttcctttcactgccggtgttggtgatctgagtgtcggtgtagagtctgatcttgctagtgccagtggaatgccttgtcggtgtcataggattgtaaggttgccatcaatgacaaaaccttcaatcacctacaatgtctcattggagtgtgcatatgccaacaatctccccctttgtcattaataccaaagggggagtagcagtatgagaaaataatctgcttagggggagctcatatatctttggtacacatttttggaaacaatttttggattacaagttttggatacacttttgaaattttctcatgagtgttgccatcaatgccaaagggggagattgttgccatctcttgtttttctttcttttgatcatcagacatagtcccactaggtgcaacatattgtgtaacaacatgttcccagtattgacttcctagactctttatatagattttcatcctatcactccatattttgtagttttccctattaaactttggaccttctttcttcatcattttcttctagatctttaactcaagttgttaggcttagactcTAGacgacctgaaatgctctgataccaattgatggtatgatgaatcaataaggatctggacaactattgagagggggggtgaatcagtaaatagaaaactGGCTAAACTTTCACCAagctcaaaaacaatctcacaagtcaatctctgaactaactggttcaaacactgaactacaaacttcaatagcatTGACAGTTTATTGGTTTGATTGGCATATCAAAATAGTagtataacaactctgaaactctcaaaccatttaactaaaacatcaaaatactttactaacaatagtaaaagcacatttcatattactgttggtcatcttatcatatctaagtgggtttaacagttaagcaaattaaccatatcaagtggtgcaggagcacctgagcacctgaatgctcaaatcctagcaggtataacattttattgcaaattaagcatgtgtgtttattttatgcttctagtaggtttaataggttttttttgtggtttaataaggcttggaactcatttgtgtttaagagtttccaagatttttgttttttttgctcggcaggctaaaaattgtcaattttgggtccaaatgagcatttttgaatttttgatgttggaaagccttgaaaggcattggagcatgtttatttagtgtttatagatgattttgagtcattggtttgagtgccaagtcaccggaagtcaaaatgcaatttttgagcaacaaaagttgtcaaaaagttgtcaaaagttgtcaaaaagtggttcttggtggttttggttagttccagcctatacctGTCCGTACAAGGGCTTcaacaagttggcacatgtatataaaccatgttccaatcattgtatgggttgttcattttggaaaattaagagaaatacttattttgctctcatttttgtgagtttttaactaattttctgcacttttgagagtacaatccgtaccatggctccatgagtccgtactactcctgTTTTTCATTGTTGTGatctctcttgatgttttagtagtgatctctgatcttttcgtggggtttggaacaagttttgtttgaagtgctcttgagaaaggcattgttttgtggttccaatggaagaccattcatggtccaactaatttcttcaaagtctcttcacccATGGAtttgagggaatttgttggatctgtacatactataccatacatccatttttcttttctagcaatgcacaagtgtttgtaagcccatggcaagtgtgtggagtgagcaacttggcttgggtatccttaaagttgtttgaatggtactttgttgttcatagcactgtactttgatagTTTGATGAAGAATTAAGTTGGAAAGAGTCTTCATTGTATtccaccatccttgtctctctcatgacttggttggttacaagaagcaaaggtgtaatcagattgtaaaaacagtgtgtcactgtttcatggataaaacctcattgccaacctcccaaatggatagcatggcatgatggatttctctttatgcatcatgggaatgtatttgtaagtgttttcaaggttaagaagacaaggtacaccatttgattgtaaaggacctaaataaggatcctagaaaggtgtatttCTTTGTCACAGTCTCATAATGCTGTCATGTTTTGAGGCATCTTCTTAAATGTTCAAATTTACAAGATCCTTGAAGAGGATATATGTATTACTTTACCTTGTTATTAACACCTTTTTGCAGGCCAAGGACAAagtaaagaagcaaacaaaacaaagaaaggaagttgctgtcaaaaatgcaccttattgctgtcaaaaaaatgcattgttgactgTGTATGAACAACAGTTATAAAATCCTTTCTTATTTGCTGTGCATGGTGTTGCAACTGATTTAAAACCATTGTTGCATCCCTAATTGATATAATTTCATTGTATATGGTTTGCAAATGTTCAAAATGAATGCTAAACCTTAAAAACATTGCTGTCCCAGGCCTCTAGACTGTTATTtttgtgtaagggcagcag includes:
- the LOC131060688 gene encoding E3 ubiquitin-protein ligase RING1-like, which translates into the protein MSGGGGEGQRYWCHLCDTMVTPLLGAGEEVTCAQCHGGFVEEMESPHPIPPPPSAAEGEATHNLIGDGRIGDFFSRMMERHIGAALGGPEAATATGGTGFNHMMLMPGGGSIQIVFDHSGRGGGGEGGGGGIRFPATIGDYYLGGGLEQLIQQLAENDPNRYGTPPAAKAAVQDMPVIKITEEHLTSDAGQCAVCKDTFEEGSEARQMPCKHIYHPDCILPWLELHSTCPVCRYEMPPEESSNPSEGSNARPVDTAGGASGVGGRRFMFQFPLRSRDAAPGGSSSGQDSTMPPRNANDNDNSGGDQPMSEARHEDLD